One Setaria italica strain Yugu1 chromosome II, Setaria_italica_v2.0, whole genome shotgun sequence DNA segment encodes these proteins:
- the LOC101780072 gene encoding SAC3 family protein B isoform X1 — translation MAASGFGREAGPSSRGPGSAFPAFGVGAATPTATASPATPSFPSARPATPPFPSVRPANPSFPSPRPATPSFPSARPTTPLAAAAPRFPSPRPQLAAAATTSRPATTLPMSIPVPSARPAAAPGTAASARFPIPRSTLDPGAVAATGRHVARHLQPQLRPATPSVSRPVDPFISSRSRAPSAVSNLRADSPADYDNGMGQRRLVNYADPLFENGGLQSSKQLRMPPSEQMRLHTSARSPPSNITSKFRPPSDFQDHHPVHIADPRNNVFTDALQNRSLDHNISKRSRSPTLSYQDVDGAARIDTGGNARRLVDYTDTLIGDENIETSKRMRSPASEFTRAIKSPPSDIRDNIRSSPNSAQNLHAHADVQKSTASLPKFGNQIQSRIGGARSPPHQMSSLSDDSNEPNTSAVSPPKSSIRSATRRMGTSPLDASDDDHSTPSTELEREQQAKAKRLARFHVELSRPVENTNDFVKTLKGSADRPKQATSVGNFPMKKNDNTDESTSADMDSPVLAAIVGLCPDMCPEPERAERERKGDLDRYERLDGDRNLTTELLAVKKYNRTAERDADLIRPMPVLQKTMDYLLSLLDHTYDDSFLGLYNFLWDRMRAIRMDLRMQHFFNQEAISMLEQMIRLHIVAMHELCEYNKGEGFSEGFDAHLNIEQMNKTSVELFQMYDDHRRKGVFFSTEKEFRGYYALLKLDKHPGYKVEPAELSLDLAKMSREIRGSPEILFAREVARACRIGNFIAFFRLSRKATYLQACLMHAHFAKLRRQALASLHSGLQSGQGIPISQVVEWLAMEDEDIESLLEYHGFGLRQYEELYLVKEGPFLNSESDFPSGCSQLVHSKKSQRVIVDVSSGPVCAPMSKKNTSVSYSSRLATGKRDLFPSLHAPVVPHDGRRDPSSLFSGSVSTTPGRQISSMFPNPFSPKAANKLFSPTRPSPLIPNAGREDSVSSFPTAASPQSSKREIFSKTPKVASPKPEGKPKLTDDLTAEDQDSGLAGSPKKVEMQTEILWSQANTENNNALAEPIVSHSLADSVSLDYSNMLGDEDEVRVDMDEGTPDHEVLVIEPGSPIGSPSSDRNEYEDHNISSSTVDDWLPIVTSPKKQISGEKLKAILRKWSQRAADKRFLREQKNALAVEALCSLSLGPPVHNTTMVPKLAVEELDIGHAFKERQARQQRSWSRLNVSELSGPILLETNPDARCLCWKLLVLVPPGAMESQTNNFASKWLLRKLMGSGNGDSGLVVSSAGLSIWTEWMSFPNTCCLSVVRASDQQVIGNDIANSTSCIAFVVSEGISWEMQKARLNSLLASIPAQSNLPLLILSGDKYHEGYDYASQYITDRLGLSGLHGGQIASSLVIFLVEHMEDYANGFFDDDKLREGLKWLIRSLPRQPDVTLVKTHELLLNYLSAQLELFNTRVAPGAGPGDCISAFNNAVDQVVEEVMAAAHTNTNRWPALEIDLLERTSNERIYAEVFLPSIGWSSPLRIQPLVAAINACKIPEFSYDLSWLNQGSHMGKQTQDQKKFLQECLARYLTESTRLLDETQVATEVNIMVQKYVGLELRDSYYYLVPRWVTIFRRIYNWRLAKLSTGEFSEAYVLSQHLYQTPAAANSNGATATQGRTARSNTCNEASILEDHSTMPAVSTGLSLDEIIEISCDLDAVDVQPVSQQPRPPTQIHEEPHAPADTDVEMNTVHGVSGELYIPRRVGLGELVPLGGDDKLARLLEQCTKLQDRIDDTLSIYF, via the exons ATGGCCGCATCCGGCTTCGGCCGCGAAGCCGGGCCTTCCTCCCGCGGCCCGGGCTCCGCCTTCCCTGCCttcggcgtcggcgccgccacCCCGACCGCGACCGCGTCTCCCGCTACCCCGTCCTTCCCCTCCGCTCGTCCCGCCACCCCGCCCTTCCCCTCGGTTCGCCCGGCCAACCcgtccttcccctcccctcgccCGGCCACCCCTTCCTTCCCGTCCGCTCGCCCGACCacccctctcgccgccgccgccccgcgcttCCCGAGCCCTCGgccccagctcgccgccgcggctacAACCTCTCGCCCTGCTACCACCCTGCCCATGTCCATACCCGTGCCCTCAGCGCGCCCGGCAGCTGCTCCCGGCACTGCCGCTTCCGCGCGTTTCCCGATCCCTCGCTCCACGCTCGATCCAGGCGCGGTTGCTGCGACTGGTCGCCACGTCGCTCGGCATCTTCAGCCCCAACTGAG GCCAGCCACACCATCAGTAAGCAGGCCGGTGGATCCTTTTATTTCCTCAAGAAGCAGGGCCCCATCAGCTGTATCAAATCTGCGTGCGGATTCCCCTGCAGATTACGATAATGGTATGGGACAAAGAAG GTTGGTGAACTATGCAGATCCATTGTTTGAAAACGGAGGTTTGCAATCTTCAAAGCAATTGAGGATGCCACCTTCAGAGCAAATGAGATTGCACACTTCAGCCAGATCACCGCCATCAAACATTACCAGCAAGTTTAGACCTCCATCGGACTTTCAAGATCATCATCCTGTGCATATTGCTGATCCTCGTAATAATGT ATTCACTGATGCATTGCAAAATCGATCGTTGGATCATAACATTTCAAAAAGGTCGAGGTCACCTACTTTGTCCTATCAGGATGTTGATGGCGCGGCTCGTATTGATACTGGTGGAAATGCGAGAAG ACTGGTTGACTATACAGATACCCTCATCGGTGATGAAAATATTGAAACCTCAAAAAGGATGAGATCGCCTGCATCAGAGTTCACACGCGCGATCAAATCACCGCCATCAGACATCAGAGACAATATTAGGTCATCACCCAACTCAGCCCAGAATCTTCATGCACATGCCGATGTCCAGAA GTCTACTGCATCCCTTCCCAAGTTCGGAAATCAAATACAATCGCGCATTGGTGGCGCACGTTCACCACCACATCAGATGTCTAGTCTTTCAGATGACTCCAACGAACCTAACACATCTGCTGTTTCTCCACCAAAGTCTTCTATCCGTAGTGCTACCAGAAGAATGGGGACCTCTCCTTTGGATGCCAGTGATGATGATCACTCTACCCCTTCAACTGAACTTGAGAG GGAGCAACAAGCAAAAGCCAAGCGTCTGGCTCGTTTCCATGTTGAATTAAGCAGGCCAGTAGAAAATACTAATGACTTTGTAAAAACACTCAAAGGCTCTGCAGACAGGCCCAAACAAGCCACATCAGTGGGAAACtttccaatgaaaaaaaatgataatACTGATGAAAGTACTTCGGCTGACATGGATTCGCCAGTGTTAGCCGCGATTGTTGGGCTTTGTCCAGATATGTGCCCAG AACCTGAAAGGGCAGAGCGTGAGAGAAAGGGAGATCTCGATAGGTATGAAAGATTGGATGGAGATAGAAACCTAACTACTGAGCTTCTCGCTGTTAAAAAG TATAATAGGACTGCTGAGAGAGATGCAGACTTGATAAGGCCTATGCCAGTTCTACAGAAGACAATGGATTACCTTCTTAGTTTGCTGGATCACACGTATGATGACAGTTTCTTGGGCTTATACAACTTCTTGTGGGACAGGATGCGAGCGATAAGAATGGATCTTAGAATGCAACATTTCTTCAATCAAGAGGCTATTTCTATGCTTGAGCAAATG ATAAGGCTCCACATTGTTGCAATGCACGAATTGTGTGAATACAACAAAGGAGAAGGTTTTTCAGAGGGTTTTGATGCACACCTCAACATTGAGCAGATGAATAAAACATCAGTTGAGCTATTTCAAATGTATGATGACCATAGGAGAAAGGGTGTTTTCTTCTCAACAGAAAAGGAATTTCGGGGTTATTATGCACTCCTCAAGTTAGACAAGCATCCTGGTTACAAG GTTGAACCTGCTGAGTTATCTCTGGATCTTGCTAAGATGTCTCGTGAAATCAGAGGCAGTCCAGAGATCTTGTTTGCAAGAGAAGTTGCGAG AGCTTGCAGAATTGGGAACTTTATAGCCTTCTTTCGTCTCTCAAGGAAAGCAACTTATTTGCAGGCCTGTTTGATGCATGCTCACTTTGCAAAG TTAAGGAGGCAAGCACTCGCTTCATTGCACAGTGGTCTCCAGAGTGGACAAGGAATCCCTATTTCACAAGTTGTGGAGTGGCTTGCTATGGAG gaTGAGGACATCGAAAGTCTCTTAGAGTACCATGGTTTTGGATTGAGGCAGTATGAAGAACTGTACCTAGTAAAAGAAGGACCCTTTCTTAACAGTGAAAGTGATTTCCCATCTGGCTGTTCTCAGCTTGTGCATTCAAAGAAATCGCAGAGAGTCATTGTTGATGTTTCTTCTGGGCCAGTTTGTGCTCCTATGAGCAAAAAAAATACTTCTGTTTCATATTCTAGTCGACTCGCTACTGGCAAAAGAGATCTATTTCCATCACTGCATGCTCCTGTGGTTCCTCATGATGGCAGAAGGGATCCCTCTTCACTGTTTTCTGGGTCTGTTTCAACCACTCCTGGCAGACAGATTAGCTCGATGTTTCCTAATCCATTTTCTCCGAAAGCTGCCAATAAATTATTCAGTCCAACACGTCCAAGTCCTCTTATCCCAAATGCTGGTAGAGAAGACAGTGTTTCATCTTTCCCTACTGCTGCTTCTCCACAAAGTAGCAAGAGGGAGATATTCTCAAAAACACCAAAAGTAGCATCGCCAaaacctgaaggcaagcccaaGTTGACTGATGATCTTACAGCTGAAGATCAAGATAGTGGGCTTGCAGGGTCCCCTAAGAAAGTGGAGATGCAAACAGAGATACTGTGGTCACAAGCTAATACAGAAAACAACAATGCTTTGGCAGAACCAATTGTTTCGCATTCTCTTGCAGATAGCGTTTCTTTAGATTACTCCAATATGCTTGGAGATGAAGACGAGGTCAGGGTAGACATGGATGAGGGAACTCCAGACCATGAAGTTCTGGTTATCGAACCTGGATCACCTATTGGCTCCCCTTCGTCTGATCGCAATGAATATGAGGATCATAATATTAGTAGCAGCACAGTTGATGATTGGTTACCAATTGTTACGTCTCCCAAGAAACAAATTTCCGGTGAAAAGCTGAAGGCAATACTGAG GAAATGGAGTCAACGTGCTGCGGACAAACGATTTCTTAGGGAGCAGAAAAATGCTCTTGCTGTTGAAGCATTGTGTTCTCTATCACTTGGCCCGCCAGTTCATAATACTACAATG GTTCCTAAGCTTGCTGTCGAAGAGCTAGACATTGGGCATGCCTTTAAAGAAAGACAAGCAAGGCAGCAAAGATCTTGGTCGCGTCTCAATGTTTCGGAGTTGTCTGGTCCTATTTTACTTGAAACTAACCCTGATGCAAGATGCCTCTGCTGGAAGTTGCTTGTACTTGTCCCACCAGGTGCCATGGAATCCCAGACCAACAATTTTGCCTCAAAATGGCTACTTAGGAAGCTCATGGGTTCTGGAAATGGAGATAGTGGATTGGTTGTTTCATCAGCAGGCCTATCAATTTGGACAGAGTGGATGAGCTTTCCGAACACATGCTGTCTGTCTGTTGTTAGGGCCAGTGATCAGCAAGTTATTGGTAATGATATTGCCAATAGTACAAGCTGTATAGCATTTGTAGTGTCTGAAGGCATTTCATGGGAAATGCAGAAGGCACGACTTAACAGTCTGTTAGCCTCCATACCAGCTCAATCCAATCTTCCTCTCCTGATATTGAGCGGCGATAAATATCATGAAGGTTATGACTATGCTTCACAATATATCACTGACAGGCTTGGCCTCAGTGGTCTTCATGGAGGACAGATTGCTTCATCATTGGTTATTTTTCTTGTTGAACACATGGAAGATTATGCCAATGGTTTCTTTGATGATGACAAGTTGCGTGAGGGTCTGAAGTGGCTGATTAGAAGTTTGCCAAGGCAGCCTGATGTCACTCTTGTGAAGACCCATGAGTTGCTTCTGAACTACTTGAGCGCACAACTTGAGCTGTTTAATACCCGTGTTGCACCTGGAGCTGGACCTGGGGATTGTATTTCAGCATTCAACAATGCTGTCGATCAAGTTGTAGAAGAGGTTATGGCTGCAGCACACACAAACACTAACCGATGGCCAGCTCTTGAGATTGATCTTCTGGAGAGAACAAGTAATGAGAGGATATATGCAGAAGTGTTCTTGCCTAGCATTGGATGGTCATCGCCGTTAAGGATCCAGCCACTGGTTGCGGCCATTAACGCTTGCAAGATTCCAGAGTTCAGTTATGATTTATCTTGGCTAAACCAAGGTTCTCACATGGGCAAGCAAACCCAAGATCAGAAGAAGTTCCTTCAGGAGTGCTTGGCGAGATATCTGACTGAATCAACTCGGTTGTTAGATGAAACTCAGGTGGCCACCGAAGTAAATATTATGGTGCAGAAATATGTTGGCCTTGAGCTCCGAGACTCATACTACTACCTTGTTCCAAGATGGGTGACTATCTTCCGTCGTATTTACAACTGGAGGCTAGCAAAGCTTTCTACCGGAGAGTTCTCAGAAGCTTATGTCCTGAGCCAGCACCTCTATCAGACTCCTGCAGCAGCTAACTCTAATGGTGCCACTGCCACACAAGGGCGCACTGCTAGAAGCAACACCTGCAATGAGGCGTCCATTTTGGAGGATCACAGCACGATGCCTGCTGTGTCAACTGGGCTTTCACTAGATGAAATCATCGAGATCAGTTGCGATCTCGATGCTGTCGATGTGCAACCTGTAAGTCAACAGCCACGACCACCCACCCAGATTCATGAAGAACCCCATGCACCAGCAGACACGGACGTCGAGATGAACACGGTGCATGGTGTTAGCGGTGAATTGTACATACCAAGAAGGGTAGGTTTGGGGGAGCTGGTGCCACTCGGGGGGGACGACAAGCTTGCTCGGCTACTCGAGCAGTGTACCAAGCTACAGGACAGGATCGATGATACGCTTTCCATTTACTTTTGA
- the LOC101780072 gene encoding SAC3 family protein B isoform X5, whose amino-acid sequence MVWDKEDPLFENGGLQSSKQLRMPPSEQMRLHTSARSPPSNITSKFRPPSDFQDHHPVHIADPRNNVFTDALQNRSLDHNISKRSRSPTLSYQDVDGAARIDTGGNARRLVDYTDTLIGDENIETSKRMRSPASEFTRAIKSPPSDIRDNIRSSPNSAQNLHAHADVQKSTASLPKFGNQIQSRIGGARSPPHQMSSLSDDSNEPNTSAVSPPKSSIRSATRRMGTSPLDASDDDHSTPSTELEREQQAKAKRLARFHVELSRPVENTNDFVKTLKGSADRPKQATSVGNFPMKKNDNTDESTSADMDSPVLAAIVGLCPDMCPEPERAERERKGDLDRYERLDGDRNLTTELLAVKKYNRTAERDADLIRPMPVLQKTMDYLLSLLDHTYDDSFLGLYNFLWDRMRAIRMDLRMQHFFNQEAISMLEQMIRLHIVAMHELCEYNKGEGFSEGFDAHLNIEQMNKTSVELFQMYDDHRRKGVFFSTEKEFRGYYALLKLDKHPGYKVEPAELSLDLAKMSREIRGSPEILFAREVARACRIGNFIAFFRLSRKATYLQACLMHAHFAKLRRQALASLHSGLQSGQGIPISQVVEWLAMEDEDIESLLEYHGFGLRQYEELYLVKEGPFLNSESDFPSGCSQLVHSKKSQRVIVDVSSGPVCAPMSKKNTSVSYSSRLATGKRDLFPSLHAPVVPHDGRRDPSSLFSGSVSTTPGRQISSMFPNPFSPKAANKLFSPTRPSPLIPNAGREDSVSSFPTAASPQSSKREIFSKTPKVASPKPEGKPKLTDDLTAEDQDSGLAGSPKKVEMQTEILWSQANTENNNALAEPIVSHSLADSVSLDYSNMLGDEDEVRVDMDEGTPDHEVLVIEPGSPIGSPSSDRNEYEDHNISSSTVDDWLPIVTSPKKQISGEKLKAILRKWSQRAADKRFLREQKNALAVEALCSLSLGPPVHNTTMVPKLAVEELDIGHAFKERQARQQRSWSRLNVSELSGPILLETNPDARCLCWKLLVLVPPGAMESQTNNFASKWLLRKLMGSGNGDSGLVVSSAGLSIWTEWMSFPNTCCLSVVRASDQQVIGNDIANSTSCIAFVVSEGISWEMQKARLNSLLASIPAQSNLPLLILSGDKYHEGYDYASQYITDRLGLSGLHGGQIASSLVIFLVEHMEDYANGFFDDDKLREGLKWLIRSLPRQPDVTLVKTHELLLNYLSAQLELFNTRVAPGAGPGDCISAFNNAVDQVVEEVMAAAHTNTNRWPALEIDLLERTSNERIYAEVFLPSIGWSSPLRIQPLVAAINACKIPEFSYDLSWLNQGSHMGKQTQDQKKFLQECLARYLTESTRLLDETQVATEVNIMVQKYVGLELRDSYYYLVPRWVTIFRRIYNWRLAKLSTGEFSEAYVLSQHLYQTPAAANSNGATATQGRTARSNTCNEASILEDHSTMPAVSTGLSLDEIIEISCDLDAVDVQPVSQQPRPPTQIHEEPHAPADTDVEMNTVHGVSGELYIPRRVGLGELVPLGGDDKLARLLEQCTKLQDRIDDTLSIYF is encoded by the exons ATGGTATGGGACAAAGAAG ATCCATTGTTTGAAAACGGAGGTTTGCAATCTTCAAAGCAATTGAGGATGCCACCTTCAGAGCAAATGAGATTGCACACTTCAGCCAGATCACCGCCATCAAACATTACCAGCAAGTTTAGACCTCCATCGGACTTTCAAGATCATCATCCTGTGCATATTGCTGATCCTCGTAATAATGT ATTCACTGATGCATTGCAAAATCGATCGTTGGATCATAACATTTCAAAAAGGTCGAGGTCACCTACTTTGTCCTATCAGGATGTTGATGGCGCGGCTCGTATTGATACTGGTGGAAATGCGAGAAG ACTGGTTGACTATACAGATACCCTCATCGGTGATGAAAATATTGAAACCTCAAAAAGGATGAGATCGCCTGCATCAGAGTTCACACGCGCGATCAAATCACCGCCATCAGACATCAGAGACAATATTAGGTCATCACCCAACTCAGCCCAGAATCTTCATGCACATGCCGATGTCCAGAA GTCTACTGCATCCCTTCCCAAGTTCGGAAATCAAATACAATCGCGCATTGGTGGCGCACGTTCACCACCACATCAGATGTCTAGTCTTTCAGATGACTCCAACGAACCTAACACATCTGCTGTTTCTCCACCAAAGTCTTCTATCCGTAGTGCTACCAGAAGAATGGGGACCTCTCCTTTGGATGCCAGTGATGATGATCACTCTACCCCTTCAACTGAACTTGAGAG GGAGCAACAAGCAAAAGCCAAGCGTCTGGCTCGTTTCCATGTTGAATTAAGCAGGCCAGTAGAAAATACTAATGACTTTGTAAAAACACTCAAAGGCTCTGCAGACAGGCCCAAACAAGCCACATCAGTGGGAAACtttccaatgaaaaaaaatgataatACTGATGAAAGTACTTCGGCTGACATGGATTCGCCAGTGTTAGCCGCGATTGTTGGGCTTTGTCCAGATATGTGCCCAG AACCTGAAAGGGCAGAGCGTGAGAGAAAGGGAGATCTCGATAGGTATGAAAGATTGGATGGAGATAGAAACCTAACTACTGAGCTTCTCGCTGTTAAAAAG TATAATAGGACTGCTGAGAGAGATGCAGACTTGATAAGGCCTATGCCAGTTCTACAGAAGACAATGGATTACCTTCTTAGTTTGCTGGATCACACGTATGATGACAGTTTCTTGGGCTTATACAACTTCTTGTGGGACAGGATGCGAGCGATAAGAATGGATCTTAGAATGCAACATTTCTTCAATCAAGAGGCTATTTCTATGCTTGAGCAAATG ATAAGGCTCCACATTGTTGCAATGCACGAATTGTGTGAATACAACAAAGGAGAAGGTTTTTCAGAGGGTTTTGATGCACACCTCAACATTGAGCAGATGAATAAAACATCAGTTGAGCTATTTCAAATGTATGATGACCATAGGAGAAAGGGTGTTTTCTTCTCAACAGAAAAGGAATTTCGGGGTTATTATGCACTCCTCAAGTTAGACAAGCATCCTGGTTACAAG GTTGAACCTGCTGAGTTATCTCTGGATCTTGCTAAGATGTCTCGTGAAATCAGAGGCAGTCCAGAGATCTTGTTTGCAAGAGAAGTTGCGAG AGCTTGCAGAATTGGGAACTTTATAGCCTTCTTTCGTCTCTCAAGGAAAGCAACTTATTTGCAGGCCTGTTTGATGCATGCTCACTTTGCAAAG TTAAGGAGGCAAGCACTCGCTTCATTGCACAGTGGTCTCCAGAGTGGACAAGGAATCCCTATTTCACAAGTTGTGGAGTGGCTTGCTATGGAG gaTGAGGACATCGAAAGTCTCTTAGAGTACCATGGTTTTGGATTGAGGCAGTATGAAGAACTGTACCTAGTAAAAGAAGGACCCTTTCTTAACAGTGAAAGTGATTTCCCATCTGGCTGTTCTCAGCTTGTGCATTCAAAGAAATCGCAGAGAGTCATTGTTGATGTTTCTTCTGGGCCAGTTTGTGCTCCTATGAGCAAAAAAAATACTTCTGTTTCATATTCTAGTCGACTCGCTACTGGCAAAAGAGATCTATTTCCATCACTGCATGCTCCTGTGGTTCCTCATGATGGCAGAAGGGATCCCTCTTCACTGTTTTCTGGGTCTGTTTCAACCACTCCTGGCAGACAGATTAGCTCGATGTTTCCTAATCCATTTTCTCCGAAAGCTGCCAATAAATTATTCAGTCCAACACGTCCAAGTCCTCTTATCCCAAATGCTGGTAGAGAAGACAGTGTTTCATCTTTCCCTACTGCTGCTTCTCCACAAAGTAGCAAGAGGGAGATATTCTCAAAAACACCAAAAGTAGCATCGCCAaaacctgaaggcaagcccaaGTTGACTGATGATCTTACAGCTGAAGATCAAGATAGTGGGCTTGCAGGGTCCCCTAAGAAAGTGGAGATGCAAACAGAGATACTGTGGTCACAAGCTAATACAGAAAACAACAATGCTTTGGCAGAACCAATTGTTTCGCATTCTCTTGCAGATAGCGTTTCTTTAGATTACTCCAATATGCTTGGAGATGAAGACGAGGTCAGGGTAGACATGGATGAGGGAACTCCAGACCATGAAGTTCTGGTTATCGAACCTGGATCACCTATTGGCTCCCCTTCGTCTGATCGCAATGAATATGAGGATCATAATATTAGTAGCAGCACAGTTGATGATTGGTTACCAATTGTTACGTCTCCCAAGAAACAAATTTCCGGTGAAAAGCTGAAGGCAATACTGAG GAAATGGAGTCAACGTGCTGCGGACAAACGATTTCTTAGGGAGCAGAAAAATGCTCTTGCTGTTGAAGCATTGTGTTCTCTATCACTTGGCCCGCCAGTTCATAATACTACAATG GTTCCTAAGCTTGCTGTCGAAGAGCTAGACATTGGGCATGCCTTTAAAGAAAGACAAGCAAGGCAGCAAAGATCTTGGTCGCGTCTCAATGTTTCGGAGTTGTCTGGTCCTATTTTACTTGAAACTAACCCTGATGCAAGATGCCTCTGCTGGAAGTTGCTTGTACTTGTCCCACCAGGTGCCATGGAATCCCAGACCAACAATTTTGCCTCAAAATGGCTACTTAGGAAGCTCATGGGTTCTGGAAATGGAGATAGTGGATTGGTTGTTTCATCAGCAGGCCTATCAATTTGGACAGAGTGGATGAGCTTTCCGAACACATGCTGTCTGTCTGTTGTTAGGGCCAGTGATCAGCAAGTTATTGGTAATGATATTGCCAATAGTACAAGCTGTATAGCATTTGTAGTGTCTGAAGGCATTTCATGGGAAATGCAGAAGGCACGACTTAACAGTCTGTTAGCCTCCATACCAGCTCAATCCAATCTTCCTCTCCTGATATTGAGCGGCGATAAATATCATGAAGGTTATGACTATGCTTCACAATATATCACTGACAGGCTTGGCCTCAGTGGTCTTCATGGAGGACAGATTGCTTCATCATTGGTTATTTTTCTTGTTGAACACATGGAAGATTATGCCAATGGTTTCTTTGATGATGACAAGTTGCGTGAGGGTCTGAAGTGGCTGATTAGAAGTTTGCCAAGGCAGCCTGATGTCACTCTTGTGAAGACCCATGAGTTGCTTCTGAACTACTTGAGCGCACAACTTGAGCTGTTTAATACCCGTGTTGCACCTGGAGCTGGACCTGGGGATTGTATTTCAGCATTCAACAATGCTGTCGATCAAGTTGTAGAAGAGGTTATGGCTGCAGCACACACAAACACTAACCGATGGCCAGCTCTTGAGATTGATCTTCTGGAGAGAACAAGTAATGAGAGGATATATGCAGAAGTGTTCTTGCCTAGCATTGGATGGTCATCGCCGTTAAGGATCCAGCCACTGGTTGCGGCCATTAACGCTTGCAAGATTCCAGAGTTCAGTTATGATTTATCTTGGCTAAACCAAGGTTCTCACATGGGCAAGCAAACCCAAGATCAGAAGAAGTTCCTTCAGGAGTGCTTGGCGAGATATCTGACTGAATCAACTCGGTTGTTAGATGAAACTCAGGTGGCCACCGAAGTAAATATTATGGTGCAGAAATATGTTGGCCTTGAGCTCCGAGACTCATACTACTACCTTGTTCCAAGATGGGTGACTATCTTCCGTCGTATTTACAACTGGAGGCTAGCAAAGCTTTCTACCGGAGAGTTCTCAGAAGCTTATGTCCTGAGCCAGCACCTCTATCAGACTCCTGCAGCAGCTAACTCTAATGGTGCCACTGCCACACAAGGGCGCACTGCTAGAAGCAACACCTGCAATGAGGCGTCCATTTTGGAGGATCACAGCACGATGCCTGCTGTGTCAACTGGGCTTTCACTAGATGAAATCATCGAGATCAGTTGCGATCTCGATGCTGTCGATGTGCAACCTGTAAGTCAACAGCCACGACCACCCACCCAGATTCATGAAGAACCCCATGCACCAGCAGACACGGACGTCGAGATGAACACGGTGCATGGTGTTAGCGGTGAATTGTACATACCAAGAAGGGTAGGTTTGGGGGAGCTGGTGCCACTCGGGGGGGACGACAAGCTTGCTCGGCTACTCGAGCAGTGTACCAAGCTACAGGACAGGATCGATGATACGCTTTCCATTTACTTTTGA